The genomic region CTGACTCAAACCCAATGCTACTGTACACCCAAACACGTTCGTAACTGTGTGACGAGGCTGGCTCGGCCAAAACATCACTAAGCTCCATCTGTAGAATCAACAAGAggccaaaaaaagagagagtccAATTAGCTAATGAGAGAAAGGAATCacatgtacttttacttttacagtaTGACAATATCTTTGTACACACTAGGGATGTAATTGAATATGGACACATTATTTGTAATGAACACAGTGTGTTCTACACAGATataaaatacagatatgaataggaggtgCACTGTTCATTTTGGTTGGTAAGAAATCTTGCTGAGTGGGATCCTGAGGGACATTCAGGCCAGCTAGGGGTTTCTACAGATATGATGCTTGTGGGCATGAGCAAGCAGTCAGATGATACTGTAAGCTTGTGGGACCAAAAATGATCACATTCATAAATATGCTTTTACATaattacagcatttatttattcatccttagtaactgcctggtcaggatGGCCGTGTTTTAAATTAGGCTCCTACTTTAGTTATATTTTGGTAAATAGAACTAACAGAAATTCATTAGAAATTGTTACTTTGTTGTGTGTCCCaaacacaaagtaaaaaaaaaaaaagaagaagtttaTGCCTGGCctcttcaggtttaaatctgatgctgccttcaagtcctgtaaagaaatattataattatgagGTGAGAGCACTAAAATGACACCAAAATGTTGTTATTACAACTCAGGAAGTCAAATTTTTCTATGACCCCCAACTTTCCGAGTTGGGGGTGTGACAGTAAGAAAAAAGTCATGGCAGCCACCAATATGAATGTGACACCTACAGCAGACAGTAAGATTTAAGTGGTAATTTCTTCACTTTTTTGAGTAAATAAACTTCTTGTtttcaattaaacaaaaaaaaaacaataaacaaacataagaaGTTTTCTCAAGCTGTCCATTTTTATGTCATAATCACCACGTCAAAACACGTACGCATGAACTTCTGAGCAGGACTTGAAGGCAGCCTTAAACAggtacagatagtggcattgcgTTAATTAATACACACAAGCCTAAAACAACCAGTGTTGGTTGTGTTTGACATTATTAAATAGCTAATAAAACTTCTGTAAAAACTGGGCATTACCTTCTACATCATGCAAAAAGAATGACTTGATTTACTTCAGAACACCTTGGCATTTAACATTAGTCAGAACTTTGTCTACAATAAGATTGAAGACTTCCTTCAGTAAATCTACGGTCTCACCCTCAAGTGATTGTTGGCTCCATGGGGGTCTCTGGTTTCACCATAGCTTTTGGACACTTGGGAGCTGGAGCAGAATTCTGATGGGGGAGTTGGAGTGGGCTGGATCTTCATCTCTTCCTCGTCATAGTCATCATCATCTATTTTGCAGTCCACCAAGTACTCATCAGACATCATGGTGACTACAGTGCATCAGATCatacacaaatatttacaacataCCATCAAATCAGTTATTAGTACATCACTTAAAAGTGACAGGTGTGATTTTCAAAATTGACAGCACTGTCTGAATAACTAGCCGGCTAATTGGTCTCTGTATTATTAGGCTAGCTTGTGATGTGTGGATGCAGACAGGCCTGTTCatcaattatataaataactaacACTGACAGGCCTATTcatcaagtaaataaataattatatccTTTCATTGTATGAAAAACAACATTACAGGAAATGGTGACTGTAATGGATTATACACCTGATATAACACTGATAACTGATATAACAACTGACCTGTGCaagaataattttttattacatgTTCAGAGGACTTACTCTACTGACAGGTGTAAGTATAGCACCCCATGTAAATGTATACCccaatatatgaatatattgatATAGTACATAACTATAAAAGCAATAACaagaataataatgttaatactaaaatgttagaaaaaaataatataattgttaaaaaatatataaatatatatagtttaaaaaaaaaaaaaaaacctcaataattgatttttgaaactAGGCAATCATACTGACCCAtggcaataaaatataaaagtcaGTTATCAGTTAAGAAATCATTTAAGTACAGACGTATCATGTATAAGAAGTATAGAAAAAACGttagtttcatttttcataCCATTGACTCTTGACAGAAAAATTATACTCAGCAAACTTTGAAATATATTATAGTTATTGAATGTACTGTACCTAATGTGGAAAATCCTACGGCATGCAACTAAGTAAGATCCAGTTTGGAACATGTGTGATCATTACTATAGCTATAGAATTACAGTATGTCTATGAAGTTTCACGCAGGTCACTTTGGATGTCTTGTAGTAATAAGTTAAAACAACTGGACCTGTGGTATTTTCTTAACACATTTCTTCACTAATTCAAGGTTGCAGAACAGCTGCTTTGGCTGAATAGTGAAATGTCCATACAGGTCTAGTCACATACATTCATTACTGAAGCATTTACATTCTAACCAGTTGTCACAAGTCATCAAATCAAATTACTCTATAAACTGATTGATTCATGCACTTACTAGTAAGTActagtgtttttgtgttttagtgCCATGTTCGACAGAGAGGGTATATTTAGCATCAGTGAATATTTTCTCACTTACCCACTTCAATTTAGTCCTGGTATGTTCCTGTACAATAATTTATATCTGCTGAAACAGGTTCTACTTTATAATATGGTTATCAGATAAGATGTCTGAAATATATCTTGGTCTGTAATATAGTATAAACTAGAATGCAGAAGAAGAGATGAGGGAGTCCTGTAGTTGTgacctcactttttttttcctgaccatTCGCCTGTATCATATAGCAGGAGTGTCAGtcaagtggtgtgtgtgagcatgtgttgGTGCCCAGTGAAGAATTAGAAAGGGGAATATGGGGTTATTTTTGGGAAAGGAATGGCATGGGCCTATAGATGAAGAGAGATCATATTACTACTGAATAGactattcaaacacacacacacacacacacacacacacacacacacacacacacacacactaagtcatctactaaaaataaaaaaggtagctttattcattaatacagatattttaaagaataaaaataattcagggAAAACTTTTACTTGATAAATGATCACATAGATACTGTGTAATATCTTATATTATTAAATGTGCCTTTGAAAATATTTGGTTAAGTGAGTTATAAAGTtattaaacacagacacagaaaattCATTCTTGATCAAATGTATTTTAGAATTGACATCATTTATTGTGATAATATTTCAAGtcatacaacaacaacaagtcaTTATGTAACATATTTGTCATTATGCAACACATTATAAAACACGTTTTCAGAAAGGATATAGGAGTGAGTGgcacaaaaagaagaaaggtgCAACATATATAGACTAAAAGCCCAGTCAGCTTGTAAGGCTGCCTATAAGTACACCTATAAGACCAAAGCAAATTTCATCATAGTTTTTCCTCAGTTCATACATATATTAGGAATATCTCTGGAATCATTTTGGTCAATTAATATTTGTTGACTATTTGAGCTTTTGAAGGTTCTTTAACTTAATAATTAGCCTAATCTTGGATTCCAGATACACTCACATCAATCTTTAGGACTGATACTCAAATAAACAAGCTTGCTGTAAGGAATGCACTTAGCTACCTTGTTACCCTGACAGGATTGCAGTATTTTCTCAAGTTATGTTTGTATCATCCTTGAACGTGGCACAAACTTCTGATgccggaaggttgtgagttcaagcactgccaagctgccattgctgaacccttgagcaagacccttaaacCTAAACCTCAAACTGCtcaaatatataaatgagatgaatgaaagtcgctctggatgagggcctctgccaaatgctgtaaatgtaaatttagctCAAATTTGCATGATTAAACTAGAAAAATTGACATGATATGACTCATGCCCAGTCAGACTGGCTTGTGTTTTATAGGCTGTATGCAGCCTTAGAGGCTAAGCTGCCTTTTAGTCAATATATCTCTCCTCCCTTCTGAATGCAGTAAAGCAAGGGGAAACCCATGAGATGTGTACACTAGAGTTTAGTAGGAAGTGACAGTGCTGCTGTACTACATGTGGTTGCATCAGCTTGTTCACAGTTTGGTCAGACATATCAATCATTTCCTCTCCCATCTACAACTCTTAATTTATCAGTGTTCCTCTCTCTAGGTGCACCTGAACAATCAAATGTAACAAACACTTGTCTTCCCagtttttgcatgtgtgtgtccaaATGTGTCACTTATTGCACTTCTTGTACAATGATCTTTGACTTGAAGATTTCACATTATACATACGAGTGCATAAAGACTAGGGAGGCCTAGACTACTATTTTTGTaatcttttttccttcttcttctgtgaCCATGTTGCAAACGCCTAGTCTTAGATTAAATGGCATATTCCAGCATTTTCAGTGGATAGTCCTGTATTTATAACAGTGGccatattgttttgttttgtttttttaaaggtaaaggATTTGTCTAGTTTTAACACATCTCCTCTTCTGTAGAAAGAGTTCAAAAGAAGTTCAGTAAGGTCAGGTCAACAAATATAAACAt from Ictalurus furcatus strain D&B chromosome 15, Billie_1.0, whole genome shotgun sequence harbors:
- the cav4b gene encoding caveolin-2, translating into MMSDEYLVDCKIDDDDYDEEEMKIQPTPTPPSEFCSSSQVSKSYGETRDPHGANNHLRMELSDVLAEPASSHSYERVWVYSSIGFESARIWSYRCLTALFAVPISCLSGCLFALLACLHIWCVMPCVQVCHTCLPCVRSLWMSVVNIFIMPLCMSAAHCCSGIYVLFSNE